In Longimicrobium terrae, one DNA window encodes the following:
- a CDS encoding phytoene/squalene synthase family protein, with product MTDAGILDDSRDVFRRKARTFWWAARLLPADTRDDAALVYAFCRLVDDTADEDLDAEHARLALAALHGEVQGSFTPRPLVAEFRAAAQRLNLPLDSALELIEGARGDLDVVRVADDAELLRYCYRVASTVGLMMCAVLGVRRREALPHAVDLGIAMQLTNICRDVAEDAANGRVYLPADRLARAGVNPEDLVRGRASAAGVAEVVRGTLEMADRYYASADGGMRDLPPRVRPAILVASRVYRAIGVRLRRRRCDALGGRTVVPWPEKMYWGTRAVAEALRPGMRGATPRWAHDATLHAALRGLPGANA from the coding sequence ATGACGGACGCGGGAATCCTGGACGACAGCCGGGACGTGTTCCGGCGCAAGGCGCGCACCTTCTGGTGGGCGGCGCGGCTGCTTCCGGCGGATACAAGAGACGACGCGGCACTGGTTTACGCATTCTGCCGCCTGGTAGACGACACGGCGGATGAAGATCTGGACGCGGAACACGCGCGCCTTGCGCTGGCGGCGCTTCACGGCGAAGTTCAAGGGTCGTTCACGCCCCGTCCGCTGGTCGCCGAGTTCCGCGCCGCGGCGCAGCGCCTGAACCTGCCGCTGGACAGTGCGCTGGAGCTGATCGAGGGCGCGCGCGGCGACCTGGACGTGGTGCGCGTGGCGGACGACGCCGAGCTGCTGCGGTACTGCTACCGCGTGGCCTCCACGGTGGGGCTGATGATGTGCGCCGTGCTGGGCGTGCGCCGGCGGGAAGCGCTGCCGCACGCGGTGGATCTGGGCATCGCCATGCAGCTCACCAACATCTGCCGCGACGTGGCCGAAGACGCCGCCAACGGCCGGGTGTACCTGCCGGCGGACCGCCTGGCGCGGGCTGGGGTGAATCCCGAGGACCTGGTGCGCGGGCGGGCCTCCGCGGCCGGGGTGGCGGAGGTGGTGCGCGGAACGCTGGAGATGGCGGACCGCTACTACGCCAGCGCGGACGGCGGCATGCGCGATCTGCCGCCGCGGGTGCGGCCGGCCATTCTGGTGGCCAGCCGGGTGTATCGGGCCATCGGGGTGCGGCTGCGCCGCCGCCGGTGTGACGCACTGGGGGGGCGGACCGTCGTTCCGTGGCCGGAAAAGATGTACTGGGGAACGCGCGCCGTCGCCGAGGCGCTGCGGCCCGGAATGCGGGGTGCCACTCCGCGCTGGGCGCACGATGCAACGCTTCACGCCGCACTGCGGGGACTGCCCGGCGCCAACGCCTGA